One part of the Vitis riparia cultivar Riparia Gloire de Montpellier isolate 1030 chromosome 6, EGFV_Vit.rip_1.0, whole genome shotgun sequence genome encodes these proteins:
- the LOC117915801 gene encoding dof zinc finger protein DOF2.1-like yields MDASSAQRQEMDTQSLESMLVCSKAQQERKPRPPEQALKCPRCDSTNTKFCYYNNYSLSQPRYFCKSCRRYWTKGGTLRNVPVGGGCRKNKRSSSSSSSKRTQDQPLTTNPNPLNVLPPLTYDSNDLTLAFARLQKQTGGQLGYDDHHHDLALMGNPNNTHCDVLGNQCVNTCGTTTPGLLDALRTNFLETPSGYHNLYYGFGNGGMGGEVENGGVGGEHMVLPYEEMSGATTTAVTVTTMKQELCHGREGENRVLWGFPWQQLNPDGSMGEVDSGRESWNGLASSWHGLLNSPLM; encoded by the exons ATGGATGCCTCAAGTGCACAACGCCAG GAAATGGATACCCAGTCACTAGAAAGCATGTTGGTTTGCTCAAAAGCACAGCAGGAGAGGAAACCAAGGCCACCAGAACAAGCTCTAAAATGCCCAAGATGTGATTCCACCAATACCAAGTTCTGTTACTACAACAACTACAGTCTGTCTCAGCCAAGGTACTTCTGCAAGTCATGCAGGAGGTACTGGACCAAAGGAGGAACCCTAAGGAATGTTCCTGTTGGGGGAGGGTGCAGGAAGAACAAGAGATCATCATCGTCTTCATCATCCAAAAGGACCCAAGATCAACCACTCACAACCAATCCCAATCCACTCAATGTTCTCCCACCCCTAACTTATGACTCCAATGACCTCACCCTTGCATTTGCTAGGCTCCAGAAACAAACTGGTGGGCAGTTAGGGTATGATGATCATCATCATGATCTTGCTCTTATGGGGAACCCTAACAATACCCATTGTGATGTTCTTGGAAACCAGTGTGTCAACACTTGTGGAACTACTACTCCTGGCCTTCTTGATGCTCTGAGGACCAACTTTCTAGAAACCCCATCTGGGTATCATAATCTGTATTATGGGTTTGGTAATGGAGGCATGGGAGGAGAGGTGGAAAATGGTGGAGTTGGTGGTGAGCATATGGTTCTGCCATATGAAGAAATGAGTGGTGCAACTACTACAGCAGTGACAGTAACCACAATGAAGCAAGAGTTGTGCCATGGGAGGGAAGGTGAGAATAGGGTTCTGTGGGGGTTTCCATGGCAGCAGCTCAACCCAGATGGGAGCATGGGTGAAGTTGATTCAGGAAGAGAGAGCTGGAATGGACTTGCTTCATCCTGGCATGGGCTTCTCAACAGTCCTCTCATGTGA
- the LOC117915779 gene encoding 40S ribosomal protein S23-like has translation MGKTRGMGAGRKLKSHRIRQRWADKAYKKSNLGNEWKKPFAGSSHAKGIVLEKIGIEAKQPNSAIRKCARVQLIKNGKKIAAFVPNDGCLNYIEENDEVLIAGFGRKGHAVGDIPGVRFKVVKVSGVSLLALFKEKKEKPRS, from the exons ATGGG GAAGACACGTGGAATGGGAGCTGGTCGCAAGCTGAAGTCCCACCGTATAAGGCAAAGGTGGGCTGACAAGGCATATAAGAAGTCCAACCTTGGCAATGAATGGAAGAAACCATTTGCTGGGTCCTCCCATGCAAAGGGCATTGTTCTTGAGAAAAT TGGTATAGAGGCAAAACAGCCAAACTCTGCTATTAGAAAATGTGCTCGTGTTCAGCTGATTAAGAATGGGAAGAAGATTGCTGCCTTTGTACCAAATGATGGTTGCTTAAATTATATTGAAGAAAAT GATGAGGTGCTGATAGCAGGATTTGGTCGTAAGGGGCATGCTGTTGGAGATATTCCCGGTGTCAGATTCAAGGTTGTGAAGGTATCCGGTGTGTCTCTTTTGGCTCTCTTCaaagagaagaaggagaagCCAAGGTCCTAA